Genomic window (Maniola jurtina chromosome 8, ilManJurt1.1, whole genome shotgun sequence):
ttttgaggctttgcatttgtatttaattttgacAATATTCCACAAACAATCATAATTTAGTAAATAGTTTAGCTTAGTGCTAATCAGTCTTATCAAATAgtgatttttaacaaaaattctaTATCATTGCATTAACCATCATAAATGcaagcaaataaatatttatgtaacttataaaataaatgataataatcacTAGAGATTTATCAAGTTTGATAATAAGACTTGTCTGAGATAGATAACTATGCCAATATATCGTCATGATTGTAGACAAGTGATGGATCTGCATTTGGTGAAACTTTACAACAGAAATTTCTGaacattattttatcaattttgttAGTATTAAAAAACTATACTAAGCactaaaaattcacatacatttGACAATAacagtataattatatttttaaaaatattgttgatTGATATTTTCATGTTATGTATCCAAATATAGCATgagtgattttaattttttttttgtaaaactgaCACTGTTCTATGACCATGATGATATTATCTTAGATAAGACAcacaacaaattattattaaccatgttaaatattaagtaagtagcttacactcttacttaaaattaaacaaaatattttgaaaataatttaattcaatataaATACTTTCTTTGTAATACTCATAAAACCCTAATTTCTAAATCAGCGCTGAGaaggaaaatttaatttaaaacacatatttaacaaaataatcatGTTATTGAGCAttagatttgaatttaaatcCTGCTATTTGTGATTTCTCACCTGTTTAAGGATATGTACAGGAGCgttgtgtttgtttattagcATTCACATGACATCACAATGCCATGAAAATGACTCATACGACAAACTTGGCGATACTCGAACACTACGTCGatgttttcttaataatttatacataagcACACCATATGACAAACGATTGAAGTTTCCACAATTTAAAGATATTGTACTTTCGTAACCAAGCAGGTGATTGACCTGCATTACCAAAATTACGGAATAACATCAAATGATCAAAATTTAGAAGCAGTTTCAACCATCAACATCATTTTGTAAGGTACAGTTATCTATACAAACAAGCAAGATTCGTGAGCTAAGTAGTAAGTAATACATAGGACTGATGACGATTACTCACCCTTTTGGTTTGTTGTAGTCTCCATTTTTAAcgatatattttaatacaatcACATTATCacattattattctaatttgttTGTGCACAACATGTACGATTTCACTTCACGTTCCacataaaaaaactttatcaaATTAGGGCGAAGTAGGTACGAactcgaaaaaaatatttttcgaatCACGTCAAATCAAAATTTCACAGCATAGATAATATTGTACACCACCCACATTTTTTTAACTgcttttacggctctggatttTAGCTTTGTACATACACCACACCTCACTCACTACCCGTCCACAGATCATTAGACCAACATCACGCCAAGTGCCAACTGCCAACATTTAACATAAACATGttccagtgttgccaattttttttttcgcccAAGAGAACTTACTTGTATTTTACTCACAGAGCTGATATCAATAAGATATCAAAcgcaaaataaatacaaattgaCAAATGGCGCGTGAGCagttaggtaaataaaattatcgctAAATCCACTGCTGAACGAGAGCGAGCGGAACATATTAGGTATTAGAATAGGTACAAGGACTTAAGGAGTGCTCAATCCAGTATGCTCGTGTCTCCTATAgaatatataacaagtgtaaattaaaaatttataacacccccgacaagtgaaggttgcagtaactagaaaagagctgataactttcaaacggctgaaccgattttcttggattatagctaagaacactctcgatcaagccacctttcaaacaaaaaactaaattaaaatcggttcactcgtttaggcgctacgatgccacacagatacacagatacacacatacacacgtcaaacttataacacccctcttttgaagtcgggggttaaatagaaCATAAAAACtaagatattatgtttattttttatttacataaataacaattaaaatgaaagaaaaactaGGTACTCAATTTACTCATAATTTAAATAGTCTTAATTCACTTCTTCAATGAACCAACTGAATCAGGAGGGATGCCCAACTCTTCATCGGTCCAGGTGCTTGGGTCAACATATGGCCATTCACCctgtaaatataaaaacatGTCTCAGTGATCTGTGACCTCAGTTAACTGAAGGGTAAATTGACCTACAGCCTACACATCTCACATAAAATTTTACCTGACCACCTGTGTTTATGAAAGAATAATCTCAATTGAATAGGCAATATAATAATTTTGGAACATGCCTTCAAATTTAAACTAAATACAGAGTAAACTTTCCATAACAAaaaaaacgggccaagtgcgagagtcagactcgcgtacggAGGCTTTCATACTTAAGTATTTTCTTTGACATTTTgcagtataaataaaaaattattatgcataaaaataataaaaatctgttttagaatatagaggtaaagccttttcatatgataccccacttggtatagatatcttactttgaatattgaaaatactttatttacctATGATTTgttttgaacacattttaatttttttttggtgatgtaaccacaaattcagttttcagatttatattCAGATTCAGTTCAGATTTTTAGattcagttttaagtttaagctttacgcttaattggaggggaaaggggagtattagtcatgattagcatgggtaatattcttttttttaaaaaaaaaaaaaataaataaaaaataaataaattcctttacttgtgctataagatctacctacctgcttttcatgattctaggtcaacggaaagtatatatatataaacctataggttttcttgatagacacaacagacaagcagatggacagatggtcagacagacagacagacaaagtgatccgttcagtttttctttttgaggtacagaaccctaaaaactaataaaaattacaaataaacttttgaaaGTACTTTAGAATTGTCACTTGACTTATTCTTATCTACAACTAGTCCAGAAGGCTCTTtataccaagaagaaccagcaaggaaCTTGGCAGatgtttacaatattattatgccaCACATAAATAATTGCAATCCCATGCAATGCTAAACCGAATCATTACAACactattttatcatttacatattttttgattGTGCAATATAATAAGTCAGTCTCTTAAAACTCCTAAATTGGCAGTTCTAAAAATAATAGTGctgttcttttcacaatgtTCCCTGTAGGAAGGATAACATTGCTTTTAGACCCTGTCTAGCACTCTTGtgattattttttgaaataactaaTATAGTATGAAACTTACATAAATATGTTCTGGCTCAGTAGCGCAATGGTAGAGAATCCACCACCAGCATAAGCCTCCAAGTATCTCAGCTTGATAAATGGTTCTCTTCATTGGCATCGGGGGTGGTACTCTATATGACCAGACCCTGGAattcaaaaacatatttttaagtttccAGTCTAACTGGTTTTATTTTTGGGCTTAATTAAGGCCACAGTGGCCAATCAAATAGACATCAGCCAAAATAAATGTACACATCTTATAATGACCAAGTGTGTGCAGAAACACGGGTGCACTCTCTTTTCTCACGCTCTTAAAGCTGTGTGTGTGCGAACACAGGTGCACACTATATTTTGTTATTCTTATAGCCCGGTGGGACAGGATTCAATACGATCTGAGAGAAACCAGGGGCAGGACCCTTTAAGTGCTCTCTCGGACTACTATTGCGAAATTCTTAACGGAAAATCTCTGAACCTTATCACCACACATGTTAACCACTAGACACGGAAGCAAGTTAACAATTCGGTAGCTATTGAAAGATTTAAAATGAAACTGAATTACGTTGGATATAAAACGGTTACATATCAATTAtcgacaaaaaaaattttaattaggtatatt
Coding sequences:
- the LOC123867857 gene encoding NADH dehydrogenase [ubiquinone] 1 beta subcomplex subunit 2, mitochondrial-like; the encoded protein is MLGRNILSRAILLRTLKNAAKNQNQIRNGSHGVWSYRVPPPMPMKRTIYQAEILGGLCWWWILYHCATEPEHIYGEWPYVDPSTWTDEELGIPPDSVGSLKK